The Budorcas taxicolor isolate Tak-1 chromosome 20, Takin1.1, whole genome shotgun sequence genome window below encodes:
- the CCDC125 gene encoding coiled-coil domain-containing protein 125: MNSMARLPSGAEGQAWETEDDDTAEGDLGYGLGRRPGGICEVQVSHVFKSRKRSDGKNSSPPLFSRNGDERNGAVFQYSRQKSFQDTHLEGPRIPCRKRQSSSDSNSELSNVELRQRLHETLEEVEILKTELEASQRQLEGKEEALKILQSMAIFGKATSHTQAVLQKTMEQKRSLEKEINALQWEIEFDQNRFKNIEESWIQKYDRLNCENAVLKETLKLKTEEIKMLKSENAILNQQYLEVLAMLDIKQQQKMAQEDTCQDRSGFTEVSGLELAVLGACLCHRPRGTPCACAKLAASTRKMLLQLKRELELLQKSKEEAYIMADAFRIAFEQQLMRKNDQALRLTQMDKMCKKATKWISWKHLKEDGSLSQGSKKTLGQKLLGMLRSENSSKSTNDQDDPQEIFKMLIDLLNDKEEALAHQRKVSYMLARALEDKDTTSKEIKERNSMKDSFTLKKPWQKILEFPVSCDPVHSSVQIFNSVGCICSVQHFQTNQKYARTLKRSCSLPSNIMY; the protein is encoded by the exons ATGAACAGCATGGCGAGGCTGCCGAGTGGGGCAGAGGGGCAGGCCTGGGAAACAGAGGACGATGACACGGCAGAAGGCGACCTAGGGTATGGCCTCGGAAGAAGGCCTGGCGGCATTTGTGAAGTGCAAGTTTCACATGTTTTTAAATCTAGAAAAAGATCAGATGGAAAGAATTCTAGTCCTCCCCTTTTTTCAAGAAACGGGGACGAAAGAAACGGAGCCGTTTTTCAGTATTCCAGACAGAAGAGCTTTCAAGATACACACCTGGAAGGGCCCCGAATTCCCTGTCGCAAGCGACAAAGTAGCTCCG ATTCTAATTCAGAGTTGTCAAATGTGGAATTAAGGCAACGTCTTCATGAAACTTTAGAG gaggtagaaattttgaaaactgaacttGAGGCATCTCAAAGACAACTTGAAGGTAAAGAGGAAGCATTGAAAATTCTTCAAAGCATG gcAATATTTGGCAAAGCCACAAGTCATACCCAGGCAGTGCTTCAAAAAACTATGGAACAAAAGAGATCCTTGGAGAAG GAAATAAATGCTTTGCAGTGGGAAATAGAATTTGATCagaatagatttaaaaatatagaggAATCTTGGATCCAAAAATATGACAG GCTAAACTGTGAAAATGCAGTCCTCAAAGAAACTTTGaaactaaaaacagaagaaattaaaatgctCAAGTCTGAAAATGCAA TTTTGAATCAACAGTATTTGGAGGTGCTTGCCATGCTTGATATCAAACAGCAGCAGAAGATGGCTCAGGAAGACACCTGCCAGGATAGAAGTGGCTTTACAGAGGTTTCAGGTCTTGAG CTTGCAGTGCTGGGAGCCTGCCTTTGTCACCGTCCCAGAGGGACCCCCTGCGCTTGCGCCAAACTGGCCGCGTCCACTCGGAAAATGCTCCTGCAGCTCAAACGGGAG CTGGAACTTCTGCAGAAGAGTAAAGAAGAAGCCTACATAATGGCAGATGCATTCAGAATTGCATTTGAGCAACAATTAATGAGGAAAAATGACCAGGCACTAAGATTGACACAAATGGATAAAATGTGTAAGAAAGCAACAAAATGGATAAGTTGGAAGCACCTTAAAGAAGATG GGTCACTATCCCAAGGGAGTAAGAAGACCTTAGGGCAGAAATTGTTGGGTATGCTCCGTTCAGAAAACAGTTCTAAGAGTACCAATGACCAGGACGATCCTCAGGAAATCTTTAAGATGCTAATAGACTTG TTAAATGATAAAGAAGAAGCTTTGGCTCATCAAAGGAAAGTGAGTTACATGCTTGCTCGGGCTTTGGAAGACAAAGACACCActtcaaaagaaattaaagagagaaaTTCTATGAAAGAcagttttacattaaaaaaacccTGGCAGAAAATTTTAGAATTCCCTGTTTCATGTGATCCTGTGCATTCAAGTGTTCAAATTTTTAATTCTGTGGGCTGCATTTGTTCAGTTCAGCACTTTCAAACAAAtcaaaagtatgcaagaactctTAAAAGGTCCTGTTCTTTGCCATCAAATATCATGTACTGA